In Prosthecomicrobium sp. N25, one DNA window encodes the following:
- a CDS encoding carboxymuconolactone decarboxylase family protein, protein MTARLDNTAKLAPAAFKAMLGLEAALAASGLDPVLLELVKLRASQINGCAFCIHMHVADLRKRGETEMRLHMLPAWRESSLFTPRERAALGWTEALTDLAATRAPDVDYEALKAAFTEAEQVNLTFAIGAINVWNRLNVGFRVPHPPQELRDAA, encoded by the coding sequence ATGACCGCCCGCCTCGACAATACCGCCAAGCTCGCCCCCGCCGCCTTCAAGGCCATGCTCGGCCTCGAGGCGGCCCTGGCGGCGAGCGGCCTCGACCCCGTTCTCCTCGAACTGGTCAAGCTGCGCGCCTCGCAGATCAACGGCTGCGCCTTCTGCATTCACATGCATGTCGCCGACCTCAGGAAGCGGGGAGAGACGGAGATGCGCCTCCACATGCTCCCGGCCTGGCGCGAGTCGAGCCTCTTCACGCCCCGCGAGCGGGCGGCCCTGGGGTGGACCGAAGCGCTCACCGACCTCGCCGCGACCCGCGCGCCGGATGTCGACTACGAGGCCCTGAAGGCTGCCTTCACCGAGGCCGAGCAGGTCAACCTCACCTTCGCGATCGGGGCCATCAACGTCTGGAACCGCCTCAACGTCGGCTTCCGGGTCCCCCATCCGCCGCAGGAGCTCCGCGATGCGGCCTGA
- a CDS encoding sigma-70 family RNA polymerase sigma factor, whose product MRPEAVFEAERPRLLRLAYRMLGSRAAAEDVVQDAWLRWGGAERSGVRDAAAFLSRTVTRLCLDEMKSARARRESYVGAWLPEPLLESAEEPVDSDRITLSLMLALERLSPLERAAFLLHDVFGQPLDEVADVLGREPAALRQLASRARRHVEAARPRYPVSPEEGERIAGAFFRAAHTGDLDGLRAMLAERVVLRSDGGGKVLAFRNPILGADRVLRLYAGLQRKFGPDHMSLIAPARIDGLPGYVSRERDGILQTTALEIEDGKVAAIYIVRNPDKLAHVAGWLERGPDGR is encoded by the coding sequence ATGCGGCCTGAGGCGGTCTTCGAGGCGGAGCGGCCGCGGCTCCTCCGCCTCGCCTATCGCATGCTCGGCAGCCGCGCGGCGGCCGAGGACGTCGTGCAGGACGCCTGGCTGCGGTGGGGCGGCGCCGAACGGTCCGGCGTGCGCGACGCCGCCGCCTTCCTGTCGCGGACGGTGACCCGCCTCTGTCTCGACGAGATGAAGTCCGCCCGTGCCCGCCGGGAGAGCTATGTCGGGGCCTGGCTGCCCGAGCCCTTGCTGGAGAGCGCCGAGGAGCCCGTCGACAGCGACCGGATCACGCTCTCTCTCATGCTGGCTCTGGAGCGCCTGTCGCCGCTGGAGCGTGCCGCCTTCCTGCTGCACGACGTCTTCGGCCAGCCGCTCGACGAGGTGGCGGACGTCCTCGGCCGCGAGCCGGCCGCCCTGCGCCAGCTCGCGAGCCGCGCCCGCCGGCATGTCGAGGCCGCCCGCCCGCGCTATCCGGTTTCGCCCGAGGAGGGCGAGCGCATCGCCGGCGCCTTCTTCCGGGCCGCCCACACGGGCGACCTGGACGGGCTCCGCGCCATGCTGGCGGAGCGGGTCGTCCTGCGCTCGGACGGCGGTGGCAAGGTGCTGGCCTTCCGCAACCCGATCCTGGGCGCGGACCGGGTCCTCCGCCTCTACGCCGGCCTCCAGCGCAAGTTCGGACCGGACCACATGAGTCTGATCGCCCCCGCCCGCATCGACGGTCTGCCGGGCTACGTCAGCCGCGAGCGGGACGGCATCCTCCAGACCACCGCCCTCGAGATCGAGGACGGCAAGGTCGCGGCCATCTACATCGTCCGCAATCCCGACAAGCTGGCCCATGTCGCCGGCTGGCTGGAGCGCGGGCCCGACGGCCGCTGA
- a CDS encoding DUF2076 family protein, whose amino-acid sequence MSPEEAEIIRDVFERVRRMGPAPRDPAAEAAIERELRANPDSLVGLVRAIVALDRERAHLIEENDALRAELRGGGDSGGGGLFGGGHREDHAPGDRRDPWGRGGDPYGNEPGQPGPGPERPPEPAREPWGSPPWGRWGRPSQSMPPADQAGGPWGNRAPQSPQPPQQGGGALQTVAGAAAGMVGGLFAYEALKGLFGGSGHDGGMFGSAHASEKGGQVASNDHFETGGTMDDGGDFFGGLDDFDVT is encoded by the coding sequence ATGTCACCGGAAGAAGCCGAAATCATCCGAGACGTGTTCGAGCGGGTCCGCCGCATGGGCCCCGCCCCGCGCGATCCGGCCGCCGAGGCCGCGATCGAGCGCGAGCTGCGCGCCAATCCCGACAGCCTTGTCGGACTGGTCCGCGCCATCGTGGCCCTCGACCGCGAGCGCGCGCACCTCATCGAGGAGAACGATGCCCTGCGCGCCGAACTCCGGGGCGGGGGCGATTCGGGCGGCGGCGGGCTCTTCGGCGGCGGCCATCGCGAGGACCATGCCCCGGGCGACCGCCGCGATCCGTGGGGACGCGGCGGCGATCCCTACGGCAATGAACCCGGCCAGCCCGGACCCGGCCCCGAGCGCCCGCCTGAGCCGGCCCGCGAGCCTTGGGGCAGCCCGCCCTGGGGACGCTGGGGCCGTCCCTCCCAATCCATGCCCCCGGCCGACCAGGCCGGCGGCCCCTGGGGCAACCGCGCGCCCCAGTCGCCTCAGCCGCCCCAGCAGGGCGGCGGCGCGCTCCAGACCGTCGCCGGAGCCGCGGCCGGCATGGTCGGCGGCCTCTTCGCCTACGAGGCGCTCAAGGGGCTCTTCGGCGGCTCGGGCCACGACGGCGGGATGTTCGGTTCCGCGCACGCTTCCGAAAAGGGCGGGCAAGTCGCCTCCAATGATCATTTCGAAACCGGCGGCACCATGGACGACGGCGGCGACTTCTTCGGCGGGCTCGACGATTTCGACGTGACCTGA
- a CDS encoding carboxylate-amine ligase, producing MATDYTFGIEEEFFVVDARTLNSARSLPPQFLTRCRDLLGDRVSLELLQSQIETQTQPHGDAREALAELRVLRAGVAGVAEDFGTTLIAAGTHPFADWQAQRHTERARYRMVMNDLQMLGYRNLLCGLHVHVGVPDPGRRVELMTRAMPFLPLFLALSTSSPFWRGRSTGLLSYRPAAYDELPRTGLPPVFRHEADYGAFVAQLVGAGIIPDASYVWWSIRPSLAHPTLELRIADACTRPEDAVAVAMLFRALVHRLDRDPGYGVAVDAVVRAVTEENRWRVQRAGLDARIVDVQRGGAVTVRTALRRLVKELAPDARATGRASDLDGVKAILDFGTSADRQLEIFGTARDGDRTRQDALYRVASWLARETVETTAAPRAAARPELRLVAP from the coding sequence ATGGCGACCGACTATACATTCGGGATCGAAGAGGAGTTTTTCGTCGTCGACGCCAGAACGCTGAACTCGGCGCGGAGTCTGCCGCCCCAGTTCCTGACCCGCTGCCGCGACCTGCTCGGCGATCGCGTCTCCCTCGAGCTGCTCCAGTCCCAGATCGAGACCCAGACCCAGCCGCACGGCGACGCCCGCGAGGCGCTCGCCGAGCTCCGGGTGCTGCGTGCCGGTGTGGCCGGGGTGGCGGAGGACTTCGGCACGACCCTGATCGCCGCCGGGACACATCCCTTCGCCGACTGGCAGGCCCAGCGCCATACCGAGCGGGCCCGCTACCGAATGGTGATGAACGACCTGCAGATGCTCGGCTACCGCAACCTCCTGTGCGGCCTCCACGTCCACGTCGGGGTCCCGGATCCCGGTCGCCGCGTCGAGCTGATGACGCGCGCCATGCCGTTCCTGCCGCTCTTCCTCGCCCTGTCGACCTCCTCGCCCTTCTGGCGCGGCCGTTCGACCGGTCTCCTCTCCTACCGGCCCGCCGCCTATGACGAACTGCCGCGCACGGGCCTGCCGCCCGTCTTCCGCCACGAGGCGGACTACGGCGCCTTCGTGGCCCAGCTGGTCGGCGCGGGCATCATCCCGGATGCGAGCTACGTCTGGTGGTCGATCCGCCCCTCGCTGGCCCACCCGACCCTGGAGCTCCGCATCGCCGACGCCTGCACGCGACCCGAGGATGCGGTCGCGGTGGCGATGCTCTTCCGGGCGCTCGTCCATCGCCTCGACCGCGACCCGGGCTACGGCGTGGCGGTCGACGCCGTGGTCCGGGCCGTGACGGAGGAGAACCGCTGGCGGGTGCAGCGCGCCGGGCTCGACGCCCGCATCGTCGACGTCCAGCGCGGCGGCGCCGTCACGGTCCGCACCGCGCTGCGCCGGCTCGTCAAGGAACTCGCCCCGGATGCCCGCGCCACCGGCCGGGCCTCCGACCTCGACGGCGTCAAGGCGATCCTCGATTTCGGCACCAGCGCCGACCGGCAGCTCGAGATTTTCGGGACCGCCCGCGACGGCGATCGCACCCGGCAGGACGCCCTCTACCGCGTGGCGAGCTGGCTCGCCCGGGAGACCGTGGAGACGACCGCCGCGCCCCGCGCCGCCGCCCGTCCCGAACTGCGCCTCGTCGCCCCCTGA
- a CDS encoding glycosyltransferase, protein MLARLGVPPGARTEARAAGSASRAEHLIDTGRLSAEVWWPALADALGLAYEAAPTVPPAEDDAVLPAPEAFMRARQILVPGPDGRARLLLAPRGREIGYLAARLAQDPGLAARIRIASPKTIRAAVAEHHAAALTRRATRHLAERRPALSAARTKLPGGWTAAVAVLTATAVAALGGSTPLLLAIGLLECAFLAQGVVRLGAARERPRDPEPPALPDADLPRYAVLVPLHREVAVVPRLVQGLLRLDYPAGKLAIRIVVEADDGPTRAAVEAAIAGTPIERVVVPPSKPRTKPKALNYALALVDADLVAVYDAEDQPEPDQLRKAAAAFAAGPADLVCVQAALAIDNAGASRTWLARQFALEYAMLFDGLLPALAGRGLLFLLGGTSNHFRREALARAGAWDPYNVTEDADIAVRLVREGGRLGVIASSTAEEAPVHHSAWMAQRTRWMKGWIQTWLVHMRYPRRLRADLGWRDFLMLQVLLPGQILSALLYPVGLATLALALADASATFADRSFAADLLLALCLVGHATGLAGAVLLAARVRDRMRSPASWLDVLTMPLYWPLLMLAVLAAFRELGRAPHRWNKTEHGLAERDTPLAEPPPGALSVGSTRV, encoded by the coding sequence TTGCTCGCCCGGCTCGGCGTGCCGCCGGGGGCGCGGACGGAGGCGCGGGCGGCGGGGTCGGCCTCGCGGGCGGAGCATCTGATCGACACCGGCCGCCTGTCGGCCGAGGTGTGGTGGCCCGCGCTCGCAGACGCGCTCGGCCTCGCCTACGAGGCGGCCCCGACCGTTCCTCCGGCCGAGGACGACGCGGTCCTGCCGGCCCCGGAGGCCTTCATGCGCGCGCGGCAGATCCTGGTGCCGGGGCCGGACGGGCGGGCGCGGCTCCTGCTCGCGCCGCGCGGGCGCGAGATCGGCTACCTGGCGGCACGGCTCGCCCAGGACCCGGGCCTGGCGGCCCGGATCCGCATCGCGTCGCCGAAGACCATCCGTGCCGCCGTCGCGGAGCATCACGCGGCCGCGCTGACGCGGCGGGCGACGCGCCACCTGGCCGAGCGCCGGCCGGCACTCTCCGCGGCACGGACGAAGCTGCCGGGCGGGTGGACGGCGGCGGTCGCCGTCCTGACGGCGACGGCGGTCGCGGCGCTCGGCGGGTCGACGCCGCTCCTCCTCGCGATCGGGCTCCTCGAATGCGCGTTCCTGGCCCAAGGGGTCGTCCGCCTTGGCGCCGCGCGTGAACGGCCCCGCGATCCGGAACCGCCCGCGCTGCCGGATGCGGACCTGCCGCGCTATGCGGTCCTGGTGCCGCTCCACCGGGAGGTGGCGGTGGTGCCGCGGCTCGTGCAGGGGCTCCTGCGGCTCGACTACCCGGCCGGGAAGCTCGCCATTCGGATCGTCGTGGAGGCCGACGACGGGCCGACGCGGGCCGCCGTCGAGGCGGCCATCGCGGGGACGCCGATCGAGCGGGTGGTCGTGCCGCCGTCGAAGCCGCGCACCAAGCCGAAGGCGCTGAACTACGCGCTGGCGCTCGTGGACGCCGACCTCGTCGCCGTCTACGACGCGGAGGACCAGCCGGAGCCGGACCAGTTGCGCAAGGCCGCCGCGGCCTTCGCGGCCGGACCCGCCGACCTCGTCTGCGTGCAGGCGGCGCTCGCGATCGACAACGCCGGGGCATCGCGGACCTGGCTCGCCCGCCAGTTCGCCCTCGAATACGCCATGTTGTTCGACGGGCTGCTGCCGGCCCTGGCCGGCCGGGGCCTGCTCTTCCTGCTCGGCGGGACCTCGAATCATTTCCGGCGCGAGGCCCTGGCGCGGGCCGGGGCTTGGGACCCCTACAACGTGACCGAGGACGCCGACATCGCGGTCCGGCTGGTGCGCGAGGGCGGGCGGCTCGGCGTGATCGCGTCGTCGACCGCCGAGGAGGCCCCGGTGCACCACAGCGCCTGGATGGCGCAGCGGACGCGGTGGATGAAGGGCTGGATCCAGACCTGGCTGGTGCACATGCGGTACCCGCGGCGTCTCCGGGCGGACCTCGGCTGGCGCGACTTCCTGATGCTGCAGGTGCTGCTTCCCGGGCAGATCCTCTCGGCCCTGCTCTATCCGGTCGGCCTCGCCACCCTGGCGCTGGCACTGGCCGACGCCTCGGCGACCTTCGCGGACCGGTCCTTCGCGGCGGACCTGCTGCTCGCCCTCTGCCTCGTGGGCCATGCCACCGGCCTCGCCGGGGCCGTCCTGCTCGCCGCGCGGGTCCGCGACCGGATGCGGAGCCCGGCTTCGTGGCTCGACGTCCTGACGATGCCGCTCTACTGGCCCCTGCTCATGCTGGCGGTGCTCGCCGCGTTCCGGGAACTCGGGCGGGCGCCGCACCGCTGGAACAAGACCGAGCACGGCCTCGCCGAGCGCGACACCCCCCTTGCGGAGCCGCCCCCGGGGGCGCTATCTGTTGGTTCGACGCGGGTGTAG